In Vigna angularis cultivar LongXiaoDou No.4 chromosome 8, ASM1680809v1, whole genome shotgun sequence, the DNA window TTCATGGTTGTGCTGTGGTAACAAACTCTGTAAGTTTTTTCAGAAAAGTGGTCCTTTTCAACTCAATAAATAGAATCATGAAGAACCCTTTTCAGACTCCAGTGAGGCAATGACTATTCATGCTAACTCTTAACAAGAGAGATTTATATCACCgacaatattttctaaatattgttatttgatCATAAGTTTATGGCATTACAGTAAGTAAATGCAGCTCATACTGTAAaacattcaataaatttatcataGAAGTTTTTCTATAACTATAACAAGATTATCAACTTTATTAATAactaattttcattaaaaaattgatcaatacttctaatttttttatcatcttttatattattgattttattttgtagtGTATAGTTGGATAACAGAGTAAATTATTGGTTTAAGTTCTGTGTTCCATTGATTTTCAGTTTAAAGAAAATCTGTATTGAAGTGTTCAAACTAAAAATCGGTTTGTGAGAAATAAACTTTTTCAAACCTAAATTATTGTATCACGTGAATGTATAAACTTTGTTCTCATGTCACTCTATTATTTCATTCTTATTCATCAAACGTGCATAGTTCTTTGCTCTGGGTAATATTTCTGTTCATGTTTGAAAGCGAAATGGACTTTTTCCTGTTTTATGATTgctgaaatgaaaagaaaatccACAAGCAACCTCTGTATGAAATAATCATTTTATGAATTCTAttaagagtatatatatatatatatatatatatatatatatatatatatatatatatatatatatatatatatatatatatatatatatatatatatatatatatatatatattcttaaattaGAAGTTACATTTTTAATCAGCTTAGAAGTATCTACAATACACTTCTTACTTTTTGTGATATATGTGTCAAAATGAATGATTTTTTAAGTGTCATCATTCCAAGTTTATGATACAGCTTTAagattgaattattaattttttagtcttttcattttatattcttttgtcTTTTAAAAGTTCAAATTTAAGTTCTTATACCTAAGTATGAGTTTTTGtaatagtttattaatataaaaaataccttttaatattagcaataataattattcttattaaatttaatagttttaccCGTTTAAAAATcgaaacttaaaataatttaaatatttttctttttcgttcttaaaatattttgtaaaagtaaaatctgtaataaaatttcatttttaacgcAGAAAAATATTCCATATAACcctaattaaacttttaaacttGTATAGTTTTCCTGTACATAAcgactaaatttatttttaatgctGTTggctgaaatttaaaataattataaagatcAAATAAATCGTTGAACGTAATTATTAATTCTTGTAAATTACCTTAATCAGTGAAGACACTTTAACTTGTGTTTCTTTAGTGAGAAGTATGACCAAATCCATTCACAACTTGAGAGTGAAGGATAAGGATCAATGATTGAAGGTGCCGTGTCAGACAGCAGCATCAAGGGTGCTGAGAGATTCTGTGCATCAGTTCACACGAGAACTGGGCCAGGAATGCTCCTTCTATTCAATTCATTGCCACACAAGATGTCATCAAGTTATTTATTCCACCTCTCATTCTcatgatataaaaattaattaatatatctttttagaatatatttttaactaaataatcaaaatatttaaataagatttaattattCAGATAATCTCAGTTTTAGAGTAGAGTGTTTACTTTGGTTttcgtttttaaaaaaaatatcaacttCATCTACAATTTGTTTAATGTacataaactaaatttatttttataattttcaagtaGTAAGACGGTGGTGATATAACAAAAGAGCTCACATTTGTAACCTATAACCCACTTCAAACAACAACATACAActagattaatttattttattatacaatttaaattgttttattatacaataaatcaattattcctattaaaaagttttataaataaaaatttctcaTAACAAAAGCTTTGGAACTCAtgttttcttgtaatttttttccttaaaagaaaatgaaaaaaaaaagtatttaaactatcttatatatatacttaaattcCTAGACAAAATAATACTATTAAACatgataaaaacatataaaaaaataataaacttttaaatttaatttaattttataaaacgaATTTATAAAGCGTTTATAAAGTGAGATTTTTCACGTATTATAAATTCAATCATTGTAACTTTCCAATAAATttccatttatatatatgtttaattaaacGAAGttaattgtattaattattatattatacattttcttttccgatttgttaaatttaatcttttcttcTCTAAATAAATCATGATTAATGAATACCTTTATAGTCAATATAATAGTAATTctcttttgtttattatttaacacTCAACCCAATTCAATAATAACTTTAACACAGTTTcgtttaattattaatataaaaatggttCTGTGGTACCAATTTTCGTGGTGGTGATCCTTTTAAACATTAATGTGGTGACACTCTTTAATTTGATAGTCAGATTAAGATATTAAAAACAGTATAATTAgtaatatgttaaattatttgcCTTCGTGACTATTATTCTAAGAGATAAATcattatatgtataaaatttCGTATGCAAAAAAAGTATTCTTTGAATGCTAGGCTTATAAGTCAGATTCGTAATTAATAAATTGacttataaaaattttacatctccattcataattttgaatatcttcttcttctataaATAAACTGTACCTTATAATTAGTCACAAGTTATTACTACAGTATCTTAatactctttatatatatatatatatatatatatatatatatatatatatatatatatatatatatatatatatatatatatatatatatatatatatatatataaaggctTTATAATcttcatttcaaaacatttttcacGTGTACTAAGGAAATTTGGTCCaaataatagttaaataatataattttctgctaataatatattaacattgAATAACAGCAATACAATTTGACAAtgtcataaaattaaaaaagaccTAGGCCTTGTTCTTctgagtggatttgaaggagtggatttgaggggatttgaaaataaatttttttatcgtttatttgactgaatttggaggtaaatgaaagtgaatttggaaataaaatttgtgagaattagtatagaattgtactgaggtgacaaattaaaaaaaattatttccaaattcactcaaataaacgacaaaaaaaattatcttcaaatccactcaaaagttcaatttttttaattattctaataatgtaatttataattataataataataatattaataatactatttttgtcattacaaaaataaatgtaatacttaatattaatgttattattatagtcaaacaatctaaaataaaagatataattatatattttaaaaaattaaataactaaattgaaccaaataaaaattagagagttaattgaatttttgtaaaaattagagaaccaaaataagattttagtCATTTATATGTATAAAACATTTCATCACTTCTTCTAAAATTAATCTATGAGATTGTCTCAATATTTCACCAAAAAGCTTCTGGCATCAAGTATcactaataaatttttttctcatgtcatttaacaacttaaaaaaaaaataaagttattacaCCAAAGCAAAACAGTAGGTTAAGATAACAccaaaactaaagaaataagAGTATcgagataaaaataattacaaattcaaACTAAATCCACACTAGTATCTCAATGAACATAATTAGAACCTCTAACATTACTTTATCtaaattttaagttattatatatcaataaaCCAAATTTCCATGACTTACCACCTTTAATCTTCAACTCACCACATCAATCACAAAATGACTTAAAAGAGTTTATTGGTATCCTCACATAACTAAGTTCACTcattctttactttttcttttcagtcCATTAATTGTTAGCTTATCTGAGTTTTAACATTCGCCATGTTACTatctttattcattttaatctataaatcttaaataatatcattaataaaattaattataaattgaatttgattatAAGTTGTGAGTAAATTCCACCTATACTTATTATTACATAAAAGTAGTTCTTACATCAAAACTCATCAGGTTTACTGATAATCATGGACTTGATATCTAATTCATTAGATCGAGAAGATccattgtaatatatatatatatatatatatatatatatatatatatatatatatatatatatatatatatatatatatatatataccttaaagttagttatttaaatatattaaaagtattagagtttaaaattttatccaTGAAAAAACATGATGCCAATAGTCATATTATATTGACATGGACAGAGGggtaaatagaaaaaaaaatatcacaaaattaagtttaattcattgaattgatttatttaatccAGACTTACTATTAAGATTTTATTGGTTTTGGTGAACTATAATATTTCTAAATTCGACTTTTTTAAGAACATTGATAGTTGTATTAGATTTAAATTGAAGTTCTATATGAATGTTTTGATAAACTAATGAAGGGTTGTgatttttttagatatttttatttgttaagtaGGTCAACACACGAATAGCCATTTCATAAGAAAGTTtgatcttttataaattataagtatGAGTTTAAAAGTCTCATCATGTGTATTTATAGGATCACTAGACTTTATATCATTTATGTGatttaaataacaatataatcTATTAGAtatatgacaataaaaaacattaatgaCATTATATCTTtggtttcttttaatttgtatttagaAGAGTTTTTTATCCTGCATGTCTTTAGGCATTGGTACATATAGAGATTGTACAATTTTATTGTATGTTTGAGCCACTctgtcattttttttagtttgcgTTTACAAGGATTTCTTACCCTGTATCAATATGTATCAATTTTCCCTTTTGAATGAAGAATCATGCAAGGATTTCTTGCCCTGTATCAATTTTCcctttttaatgaagaatcatGCGATGCAATGGCTTAAAAAGGAGAAAGGGGGCAAGGAACAGTGAAAACGAATTCTACTTAAACTTCGAAGAGAACCgttgaaagaaaagtattcTGAAAAGTCCGCCGACATCTTTCTTGCAGGTATCATCAGGTAATATGAATTATCTctttaacataaattatataGATTAAGTCATAATCGAATAGTGCTGGTATGTATGTCTAGTATTAATCACCTCCTAAGGTTTCTTGTGAATGAAcaatatgcatgtagagaaTCATGATAGCACATAAGAACCAAAAATAAGTATTCAGAATTCCTGAGATTTAATTGCAAGTGGTGATGTGTCTGATTGAAATTCATCCAAATTCACCTATACAGAATACATCTCTTAATATAGTTAAACAATGAGTGTAAGTAAGTAGAAATCAGAAAACTGTGTGAGAGAGAAGACATTCACTTGAGGTTCTTATTTCGAAAAATTTCAATTAGACCTACCTATTTATATGTATTGTGTTGTGACACAATTTGATGCCATCCTGGTACATGGGCTGTTTGTGTAACTGTCGAGAACTCCAAGTACCGTTTACAGTTGAGCTTGGAACAATGATTGTTGGAAGTCTCTTGCTTTCTTCCAGATGAGGAAAATCAACTGTGTAATGCAGTCCTCGGCTCTCATGTCTAGAAAGCGCACTGCTGATCACCAGCTTTGCGCAGCAAAAGAGGTTTCTCATCTCACATATCTCAGGGCCTGCCATTGTTGGCTTCCATCCATGCTGAAACAAGCACTCCTCCCATTTAGCCTCCAAGTTACCAATTTTTTGCTTGGCTGTCTCAAGTCTCATGGTTGACCGAACTATTCCTACATAGTTCCACATGATGGCTTGCAATTCTGTCCTTGATTCCTTTGTCATTGGCAAAATCCTGTCAGTGACATTACTTTCCAGAGACAAAGGCACAGCAGGTCTAGGCCACAAGTTTGATGCAGTCAGATCAAGGCTAGAGCTTTTCATGCAGTCAACTGAGGGCTGCACAGCTCTTCTTGCAAAAACCAGTGCCTCAAGCAATGAGTTGCTAGCAAGCCTGTTTGCTCCGTGCAAACCTGTGCATGCTACCTCACCTGCTACATACAGACCTTTCACATTGGTCTCTCCTTGGAGACCAGCTTGAACTCCTCCACACATGTAATGAGCAGCCGGAACTACTGGGATTGGATGGCGAGTTATGTCCAAACCATGCAGGAGACACGTAGAAGAAATGTTGGGAAAATGGGAGAGAATTTCCTCCTTGGGCTTGTGACTTATGTCAAGAAGAACATACTTCTCACCACGCTTTTTCAGTTGGTCATCTATGCTTCTGGCCACAACATCCCTTGGAGCAAGCTCTGCCCTCTCATCATAAAAGGGCATGAATCTTTCCATGTCCAAATTATAAAGGATGCCTCCATCACCTCTGACAGCTTCGGATATCAGAAATGCTTTTTCCCTAAGCTTGGTTGGTTTAATAGGAAGCCCTTCATCAGCCAAGGCAGTTGGATGGAACTGCACAAACCTGTGGAATTGTGATTTTGGAAAATCCGTGTCACAAGAAAGAAATAGGATATATAAAGCTGATAAGCTCCATCACGCACACACGGCCAGATAATTTGCAGCTTATAATAGAATACATCACACATTAACTTCAAATcattgttaacttttttttttttattttcattcatttagAAGAGTAGTTCAGTGATACAGAAAGATGCCCCAAGTGGGGTCTAGAAATCCAGAGCAATTATGTAAATGATGTTTTTCACTGGAGGCAATTATGTTGTTCATATAACTCTCATTGAGCAGTAAGTAGattgattattattatgaaaGCCCTCATATCATCAAAACACTAAGACTTGTCATAGATATCCCTGACCTGTGGCACATTCTGTTTATTTCCTATTATTGGTGCGAGATATTCCTTAAACAGTAAATAATCAcagttttgaaataatttacTCACTCCATGTTGGATATCACAGCTTGAGCTCGGTGTGCCATAGCAATCCCATCTCCAGTTGCTACCTGTGATTAGAAAAAGTAAATCAAATTAACATGCAAATAAGACTATCATAATGCAGGTTATAGAGTAAACAGGACAACACATATGAGGCGCAAAAATGAGATGATTCATTACAATACTATGAACACTAAGAACAAATACTTTAAAGCACGGCACTTTTAATTTCAAGTATACTCTATTATTGCacattgatatttatttataccttaatcattcattataaaattatagtgtATAATCCAAGTAAGTTGATGACATTATGAACGAGTTAGTAACTAAATAAGGAGTCCTTTACTTTCAATTCTTTCTACTTCGAGATactctttaataataataactggTTTAGCTTTTAGAATAAAACAACATTATGAACTCACGTTAAATAGTTAAATTCTCACCATGATTGTTTtcttaaatacttaaaatagaaaatgaaccAATcagtaaatagtaaaatagaAGAGATAGTTCAATTCCTTAAAAGAGAGGACTACCAGGGGATTTGTAGTTTTGGGATAAATATGCCCAGCTCCACCAGATGCAAGTAAGGTCACCTTTGAAAGAAATCTGACCACCTAGAagctaaaaaaatgaaatttcagaAAACATATTCATTGATGGCAGCtattttcttctcaaaagatGACAGATAACTGCTGTTCCCACCTCTAGGGTTTTAGTATTCAGTGTGTCAACACCAAGACAATTTATGTCAGATCCATCCTGCAGCAACAGTGGAATGCTTTGGTCAGTGAAGACATCAAAACATTCAAATTGCTCTAAATATCAATTTTGGGTgtgaaaatttcaaaagaacaaaagccctcaaactttaaattttcaaaatgcaAGCACATCTGTCCACTAGCAACACTGTGAAAGAtacaaaacatttaatataaggAAAAGTAATATAATCTCAGAAATAACAAACCTGACAAGTAAGAAGATCAATAGCACAATGGTGttcaaacacaaaaatattagGATTGTTGATAACTGCCTTCAGTAGAGCACGTTCAATCTCCTTTCCAGTCATATCAGCAGCATGAACAATTCTATGATGTGAATGGCCTCCCTCCCTCATTAGATGCAAGTTACCATCTTCCCCATGGTCAAATGATGCACCCATAGCAATTAATTCTCTTACTCTTTCAGGTCCTTCAGTACAGACAACCTAAAAGAAAGAATCAAAGTTAATAAATTGTTCAGTAGTCATAGAACATAGTAATTCATTATTGAACAACTACACATGACAATTCTTACATGTTTTCAATCCTAGGAAATCAGGCAGAATGTTGATTAGTTACATAAATTAAGGAATCACTAGAATTCAGTGCTTAGCAATTGCCAAGAAGGAACCAAGTAAATAGATTGAAGTTCAAATATAAATTGGAAACACCCAGATTGTGTAATTTTGTTAGTACAGAACATCACTGCCAGAATATGAAAATATactttgaaaaaacaaaaaactctGTTGACAAAACAACTTATAAGAGCCATTATCCTTAAAGCATATTCGGAATTTCAGATGTAATTGGCTTAATGTTCAACCAACCAGGACATAGATCAGGTTGTAAGAATGATTCACAATCTTAATAGGACCAGAACATACTCGGACGCTTTCCTCGTCACAAAGATATGCCCCAGCCACAATGGTGTCCTTCATGTGACTCTCCACAGAATCTGAAGGGCATAGCACAGCACTAACACCACCTTGAGCATAATTAGTATTGCATTCATGAGACTCAGCCTTGGTTATCACTGCAACAGATCCATATTTTGCAACTTCAAGCGCATAGCAAAGGCCAGCAATCCCGCTACCAACAACGGAAAAGTCAAAGCACCGTGTCGGACCATCTACCTTGCAAGAGGAAATGACTTTGAAGAGTTTCTGATTCTTTTGAAGTGGAGGTGCAGAAAATGCACATCTGTGGGTCTGAGGGACCTTGGATACTGCTTTAGACCTAAAATTTTGCACCCCAAAACAATGGAAAATCATTAATTCGGCTAAGAATGAAGCAGAAAGTGAACATCCACTTCCATGGAGTCTTTAGGAGCAAATTTCCAGAAGCTTCTTCAAAACACTTAAGTATAAATAGCTAATCAATGAATAACACTACTATAACATTTCTCTTTACAGACAGATAGGTTTCTAGCCAGCTCCCGCAACTTTTGGCTTCAAACATTTAAGTAAATAATGTGAAAGTGCTACAAAGTACAGAACTAGATGATAACTTAACTAAATGATCTTGTCCAAACAGgtaaaatttcatcaaaaacaaaattagactCTGTCAAATAAAATAGGTGTTTCTGTTTAGGCATTCAATCAGAGCAAGATACAGAACACCTCTAATATGATTCGTGAATCAAAATCTTCTGAACGTACCTTGGGAAAAACAATAAGTAAACACTATAATTGCAACAAA includes these proteins:
- the LOC108343679 gene encoding L-aspartate oxidase 2-a, chloroplastic isoform X2 gives rise to the protein MQSLTCIAMATCIPAGSGTLQFRVTNCKGNGCRKIALVSDAPIARFLQKDLSWSKAVSKVPQTHRCAFSAPPLQKNQKLFKVISSCKVDGPTRCFDFSVVGSGIAGLCYALEVAKYGSVAVITKAESHECNTNYAQGGVSAVLCPSDSVESHMKDTIVAGAYLCDEESVRVVCTEGPERVRELIAMGASFDHGEDGNLHLMREGGHSHHRIVHAADMTGKEIERALLKAVINNPNIFVFEHHCAIDLLTCQDGSDINCLGVDTLNTKTLEVVRFLSKVTLLASGGAGHIYPKTTNPLVATGDGIAMAHRAQAVISNMEFVQFHPTALADEGLPIKPTKLREKAFLISEAVRGDGGILYNLDMERFMPFYDERAELAPRDVVARSIDDQLKKRGEKYVLLDISHKPKEEILSHFPNISSTCLLHGLDITRHPIPVVPAAHYMCGGVQAGLQGETNVKGLYVAGEVACTGLHGANRLASNSLLEALVFARRAVQPSVDCMKSSSLDLTASNLWPRPAVPLSLESNVTDRILPMTKESRTELQAIMWNYVGIVRSTMRLETAKQKIGNLEAKWEECLFQHGWKPTMAGPEICEMRNLFCCAKLVISSALSRHESRGLHYTVDFPHLEESKRLPTIIVPSSTVNGTWSSRQLHKQPMYQDGIKLCHNTIHINR
- the LOC108343679 gene encoding L-aspartate oxidase 2-a, chloroplastic isoform X3, which produces MATCIPAGSGTLQFRVTNCKGNGCRKIALVSDAPIARFLQKDLSWSKAVSKVPQTHRCAFSAPPLQKNQKLFKVISSCKVDGPTRCFDFSVVGSGIAGLCYALEVAKYGSVAVITKAESHECNTNYAQGGVSAVLCPSDSVESHMKDTIVAGAYLCDEESVRVVCTEGPERVRELIAMGASFDHGEDGNLHLMREGGHSHHRIVHAADMTGKEIERALLKAVINNPNIFVFEHHCAIDLLTCQDGSDINCLGVDTLNTKTLEVVRFLSKVTLLASGGAGHIYPKTTNPLVATGDGIAMAHRAQAVISNMEFVQFHPTALADEGLPIKPTKLREKAFLISEAVRGDGGILYNLDMERFMPFYDERAELAPRDVVARSIDDQLKKRGEKYVLLDISHKPKEEILSHFPNISSTCLLHGLDITRHPIPVVPAAHYMCGGVQAGLQGETNVKGLYVAGEVACTGLHGANRLASNSLLEALVFARRAVQPSVDCMKSSSLDLTASNLWPRPAVPLSLESNVTDRILPMTKESRTELQAIMWNYVGIVRSTMRLETAKQKIGNLEAKWEECLFQHGWKPTMAGPEICEMRNLFCCAKLVISSALSRHESRGLHYTVDFPHLEESKRLPTIIVPSSTVNGTWSSRQLHKQPMYQDGIKLCHNTIHINR
- the LOC108343679 gene encoding L-aspartate oxidase 2-a, chloroplastic isoform X1; protein product: MLLTHFSLLASPSNLSLTCIAMATCIPAGSGTLQFRVTNCKGNGCRKIALVSDAPIARFLQKDLSWSKAVSKVPQTHRCAFSAPPLQKNQKLFKVISSCKVDGPTRCFDFSVVGSGIAGLCYALEVAKYGSVAVITKAESHECNTNYAQGGVSAVLCPSDSVESHMKDTIVAGAYLCDEESVRVVCTEGPERVRELIAMGASFDHGEDGNLHLMREGGHSHHRIVHAADMTGKEIERALLKAVINNPNIFVFEHHCAIDLLTCQDGSDINCLGVDTLNTKTLEVVRFLSKVTLLASGGAGHIYPKTTNPLVATGDGIAMAHRAQAVISNMEFVQFHPTALADEGLPIKPTKLREKAFLISEAVRGDGGILYNLDMERFMPFYDERAELAPRDVVARSIDDQLKKRGEKYVLLDISHKPKEEILSHFPNISSTCLLHGLDITRHPIPVVPAAHYMCGGVQAGLQGETNVKGLYVAGEVACTGLHGANRLASNSLLEALVFARRAVQPSVDCMKSSSLDLTASNLWPRPAVPLSLESNVTDRILPMTKESRTELQAIMWNYVGIVRSTMRLETAKQKIGNLEAKWEECLFQHGWKPTMAGPEICEMRNLFCCAKLVISSALSRHESRGLHYTVDFPHLEESKRLPTIIVPSSTVNGTWSSRQLHKQPMYQDGIKLCHNTIHINR